The sequence TTGACTTGATGATTGTCGGCTTAGCTCACGATTAACATATCGATTACCACATTAAATCGTCAGGGATCGCATAATCAGCATAAGGGTCATCTTCGACTTCTATTGCCTTGCCCGCATCCTGCTGCCATAAATAGCCACACCATTGTGGCACCAATAGATTCACACGTTCGGCAAGCTTGTGGGGGACCAAGTAGCTCTTATCTTCGTATCGAACAATCCCTAATTGCCCTTTAAGCAACTCGGATTGAATTTTCTCATCGATATAGACGGAGTAAATTTTACTATCGAGCGTATAGTTGAATTTGATCTCGGCATGACTTGGGATCTTGATGGCAAATTGCGTGAATTCACTCACTAATCCACGCACTTGTCCACGGGCAGTTGCCTCTGCAAAGCGTTGCTCATTGAGGGCTTTGTCTTTTTCTGCTTGTAAGCGTTTTTGCTCGGCAATCTCGAGTTTTAATGCGCTTGAGCCATCATCAACCCGCGCTTTTTTATCACGACGCTTTTGC comes from Shewanella oneidensis MR-1 and encodes:
- a CDS encoding DUF2058 domain-containing protein, with translation MANALQEQLLKAGLASKQKVRDVKTQKRRDKKARVDDGSSALKLEIAEQKRLQAEKDKALNEQRFAEATARGQVRGLVSEFTQFAIKIPSHAEIKFNYTLDSKIYSVYIDEKIQSELLKGQLGIVRYEDKSYLVPHKLAERVNLLVPQWCGYLWQQDAGKAIEVEDDPYADYAIPDDLMW